TGGAAAATGTTTCCCCCATGAAAAATgttaagtaaatattaatttcatttcagGTCGGTCGCATTCAATATGGCGACTGGAAGAGTGTTTGTAATTCTTTCGGGATTATTAACACTCCTGCAAATTTCAACGGCTCAAAGAGAAGGATATTGCCTAAGCAGTGATTACGAGCCTTATCTTCTCTTCAGCACAAAGACAGCATACGAATTCGTCAAAGGAAAAGAAAACAATCAACACTTCGTGCCTGGTACTCAAAGCGTGACGTTAAGATTATAAATACCGGTGACGCATTTTTGCGTTGATGTCGATTTAATACAAATCCAATATTCTAGTTACTTTAATCATTAGCAACACAATGTAGCGCTTTATTCATTGTTTAACTGAATAAATtgaatgtaggtacatacgttTATACGCGTATGTTCttgttattgtaaaaaaaagatgcatgaacaaatatttttacaaaatctcaattatttgaatgttttttatCACTCCTACCTTAACAAAAAAGTCACGATCTTAACGTGAAACATATTTAGCAATGATAATGTTCAAGGTTGTCATCCATTCTtgacaaatattaaaaacataaagTTGATGAACATTTAAATACgtgtatattcaaaattaattaaatattcaaattgtaatattatatccaTCCATATAGTATACAAATTTTTGTGTAAACACTActctaaaattaaaagaatttataaTTCATTACAGATTGTGTACCGATACAGTTTTGGTCTATAAACAGACATGGCACTCGTTTGCCCAGTAAAACAGCAATAGATGAACTTCCTAGGCTTGCAAAAACAAGAGatgatattatttcaaattatgaaaTACGAAAAACTGCTCCAGatcaggtatacatacatatacatatatccatattaCAGTgtccattaattttatttgtatacaaattaaaactttattatattatacgcccGTGTTAAAATCGTTTAGGGCCGACTTTGTAGTCAAGATATTGAAAACCTGAAAAACTGGATATGGAACAGAAACTTCAGTAGAAATTATGCTAGTGACTTAACATACCAAGGCTATGATGACTTAAAATATTTAGCGAAAAGATGGCAATCTAAGTATCCTGAAGTGTTACCTGCCACTTACTCCCCTAAAGATTATCTagtaatactttttttatatcagaTATCAGAATTCaaattactattataatattttcacacatttttattaatttcagtttcGCTATACAGAAAAAAGACGTGCCAAAGATAGCTACCGAGCATTCATTGATGGGTTATTCGGTAGAGATAGTACTCGCATGGCTCCAGTAGAAACGAATGATACTACAATACTACAAGTAAATTTATAtcacaattcaaaatataaatataatatttatttaattacaaaaacgtgtatatgtttatacaatataaagaaatacatacaaatcATGTATTTCAGGCTTATAATTTTTGCACCACTTGGATGAGAGAAGTTTTAGATAGTCCAGTCACGAAAGAAGAAATGAATAACTTCAAAAACAAGGAAgaattcaaaaatgtaaatattcatactaaaaataattttattttaatggcgctttaaaataattgtaaatttattcgTGAATTTCAGATGATTCAAAACGTTTCATTCCATTTGGGTTATAGATATTCATTAGAAGAGggcacaataaaaaatatttatgatatgTGTCGCTATGACAAAGCAtgggaaataaataaaaattctccATGGTGTGCCGTAAGTCAATACGATTCCATATATATACCTATTGTTTTTCTAAGTAAATGCAATTTAAAGTGTGATATTTAACCACTCATGTATTTAATATGCAGGCTTTCACTAAAGATCAACTGCGTCTGTTGGAATACATTGAAGATTTAAAATCTTACTATGAGACAGGTTACGGAAAtgagctaaataaaaaaattggatgttTACCTCTTAAGGATatgatggacaaatttacaAGAATGATTGATCATCcaggtataaaataatatagtaaAATTTCATGCATTCTGTAAATTGTTTTAGGTTAGGATAtacttaagttttatttttctgACTAGCAACTTTTGTATCATAATCATGGCCCGGGCTTCGGGGGGAC
The nucleotide sequence above comes from Arctopsyche grandis isolate Sample6627 chromosome 4, ASM5162203v2, whole genome shotgun sequence. Encoded proteins:
- the LOC143910850 gene encoding multiple inositol polyphosphate phosphatase 1-like produces the protein MATGRVFVILSGLLTLLQISTAQREGYCLSSDYEPYLLFSTKTAYEFVKGKENNQHFVPDCVPIQFWSINRHGTRLPSKTAIDELPRLAKTRDDIISNYEIRKTAPDQGRLCSQDIENLKNWIWNRNFSRNYASDLTYQGYDDLKYLAKRWQSKYPEVLPATYSPKDYLFRYTEKRRAKDSYRAFIDGLFGRDSTRMAPVETNDTTILQAYNFCTTWMREVLDSPVTKEEMNNFKNKEEFKNMIQNVSFHLGYRYSLEEGTIKNIYDMCRYDKAWEINKNSPWCAAFTKDQLRLLEYIEDLKSYYETGYGNELNKKIGCLPLKDMMDKFTRMIDHPDQDQPKASIYFTHSKAIQTLLTSLGIAHDSVPLLADNYHTPNVQRRKWKTSLIDPFASNLVAVLYRCSQDEKHRVMFFLNERPVEFDDCKVGLCTWEVVQKKYGAASKQCNLDFCHENGATRTFTDYYLFSLAAIVILSTKLSNVNI